One window of Jannaschia sp. CCS1 genomic DNA carries:
- a CDS encoding RsmB/NOP family class I SAM-dependent RNA methyltransferase has product MKARPAALILLNAVLRERQILGQVDVPATGAEAARANRLALSVLRNLDAVDAVIKPYTTRKPQIGVHNLLRLGAVELLVNGEDAHGVVSDIVGIAKTQPHTRKASGMVNAILRKIAVEGAEAFAKAPPQRLPPWIDKALRKRIGADGIRAIEQAQAQVPPMDLTPRDDGFMLENAEVLPTGSLRLNNHPQVSALPGYSDGAFWVQDAAAALPVKLLGDVRGKSVLDLCAAPGGKTMQLAAAGAEVTALDISGPRLRRVEENLARTGLSATLVTEDAFQHSGSYDAILLDAPCSATGTIRRHPDLPFVKDGREVEPLTRLQMQLIDHALTLLKPGGTLVYCTCSLLPVEGEFQIKAALKRHDGLSIIPADPVALGGDAEWASAEGGLRLWPFYWAERGGMDGFYMAALTRS; this is encoded by the coding sequence ATGAAAGCGCGCCCCGCCGCCCTTATTCTGCTCAATGCCGTTCTGCGAGAGCGTCAGATTCTGGGTCAGGTGGATGTGCCTGCAACGGGGGCAGAGGCCGCGCGTGCCAACCGGTTGGCTCTGTCGGTGCTGCGCAATCTGGATGCGGTGGATGCGGTCATCAAACCTTACACCACCCGCAAGCCCCAAATCGGTGTGCACAACCTGCTGCGCCTGGGCGCGGTGGAGTTGTTGGTGAACGGCGAGGACGCCCATGGTGTCGTCAGTGACATCGTCGGCATTGCCAAGACCCAGCCGCACACGCGCAAGGCTTCGGGCATGGTGAACGCGATCCTGCGCAAAATCGCCGTGGAGGGCGCAGAGGCGTTTGCCAAAGCGCCACCGCAACGCCTACCACCGTGGATCGACAAGGCGCTGCGCAAGCGGATCGGCGCCGATGGCATCCGGGCAATTGAACAGGCGCAGGCGCAGGTGCCACCGATGGATCTGACCCCACGCGATGACGGGTTCATGCTGGAGAATGCGGAGGTCCTGCCGACGGGATCTTTGCGGCTGAACAACCATCCGCAAGTCAGCGCCCTGCCTGGATACAGTGACGGCGCATTCTGGGTTCAGGACGCTGCCGCCGCCTTGCCCGTGAAGCTTCTGGGCGATGTGCGGGGCAAGTCTGTGCTGGATCTCTGCGCTGCCCCCGGTGGCAAAACCATGCAATTGGCCGCGGCGGGCGCAGAGGTCACGGCGCTGGATATCTCGGGCCCGCGCCTGCGCCGGGTGGAGGAAAACCTCGCCCGCACAGGTCTGTCCGCCACGCTCGTGACCGAGGATGCGTTTCAGCACAGCGGCAGCTACGACGCGATCCTACTGGACGCGCCCTGTTCCGCCACGGGCACCATCCGCCGCCATCCCGATCTCCCGTTCGTGAAGGATGGCCGGGAGGTCGAGCCGCTGACCAGGCTACAAATGCAGCTGATCGACCATGCGCTGACCCTGCTCAAACCCGGCGGGACGCTCGTCTATTGCACCTGCTCGCTGTTGCCGGTGGAAGGCGAGTTTCAAATCAAAGCGGCCCTCAAACGGCACGATGGGCTTAGCATCATTCCCGCGGACC
- the dapB gene encoding 4-hydroxy-tetrahydrodipicolinate reductase, giving the protein MDNMGIAVMGASGRMGRMLIQTITASERAHLVAVTERPGHDWVGADLGEALGGSASGVPVVDDPLEAIVKAQAVIDFTSPEATVAHAKLTAQARAVHVIGTTGLSDADIEVLDACARHACIVRAGNMSLGVNLLVRLTQQVAAALDEDFDIEVVEAHHRHKVDAPSGTALMLGEAAAQGRGVDLGDVKDSGRDGITGARGRGDIGFSAIRGGDVVGEHDVIFAADGERVVLRHLATDRAIFSRGALKAALWGQGRAPGHYSMMSVLGLA; this is encoded by the coding sequence ATGGACAATATGGGTATCGCCGTGATGGGCGCCTCGGGTCGGATGGGCCGGATGCTGATCCAGACGATCACCGCGTCGGAGCGCGCGCATCTGGTTGCTGTGACCGAACGGCCCGGCCACGATTGGGTGGGGGCGGATCTTGGCGAAGCCCTTGGCGGGTCCGCGTCCGGCGTGCCGGTCGTCGATGATCCGCTGGAGGCCATCGTGAAGGCCCAAGCGGTGATCGACTTCACGTCGCCGGAGGCCACGGTCGCTCACGCGAAATTGACCGCACAGGCCCGCGCCGTCCATGTGATCGGCACAACCGGCCTGTCTGACGCGGATATCGAGGTGCTGGACGCCTGCGCGCGCCACGCCTGTATCGTGCGGGCGGGCAACATGAGCCTTGGCGTGAATCTGCTTGTGCGGCTGACGCAACAGGTCGCCGCCGCGCTGGACGAGGATTTCGATATCGAGGTGGTGGAGGCGCATCATCGCCATAAGGTCGACGCGCCCTCCGGCACCGCTCTGATGTTGGGAGAGGCCGCAGCACAAGGGCGCGGCGTTGATCTGGGCGACGTGAAAGACAGTGGCCGCGACGGGATCACAGGCGCACGCGGGCGCGGCGATATCGGCTTTTCTGCGATCCGGGGCGGCGATGTGGTGGGCGAGCATGACGTGATCTTTGCCGCCGATGGGGAGCGCGTCGTGCTGCGCCATCTGGCCACCGACCGGGCGATTTTTTCACGTGGCGCGTTGAAGGCCGCGCTGTGGGGGCAGGGGCGCGCACCGGGCCATTACTCCATGATGTCGGTCCTGGGGCTAGCTTGA
- a CDS encoding DUF1674 domain-containing protein — MSTPKDLTPEAERALAEAEERRKKAKAQEMPIELGGRDGPEPVRYGDWERKGIAVDF; from the coding sequence ATGAGCACCCCCAAGGACCTGACCCCCGAGGCCGAGCGCGCTTTGGCAGAGGCTGAGGAGCGGCGAAAAAAGGCGAAGGCTCAGGAGATGCCTATCGAGTTGGGCGGGCGCGATGGGCCAGAGCCCGTGCGCTACGGCGATTGGGAGCGAAAAGGAATTGCCGTCGATTTCTGA
- a CDS encoding DUF1643 domain-containing protein produces MIEREHLKGDAASVAVYSDCERYRYALTRVWDADGQRALFIMLNPSTATEVQNDPTVERCERRARTLGFGAFRVLNIFAYRATDPRDMRRAADPVGPANDAAILAGLDWADRVICAWGTHGEHLARGPAVADLLWGTGRELLHLGLSKAGHPKHPLYIGYKVQPQVWEMRNGD; encoded by the coding sequence ATGATCGAGCGTGAGCATTTAAAGGGGGATGCGGCCTCCGTCGCTGTGTATTCCGACTGTGAGCGGTATCGGTATGCGCTGACCCGTGTCTGGGATGCAGACGGTCAGCGGGCGCTTTTCATCATGCTCAACCCCTCCACCGCGACCGAGGTGCAGAATGACCCGACCGTGGAGCGCTGCGAGCGGCGCGCGCGGACGCTGGGGTTTGGCGCATTTCGGGTGCTCAACATCTTTGCTTACCGCGCCACGGATCCGCGTGACATGCGGCGGGCTGCCGATCCGGTCGGGCCTGCAAACGACGCGGCGATTCTGGCGGGCCTGGACTGGGCCGACCGGGTCATCTGTGCCTGGGGCACCCATGGGGAGCATCTGGCGCGCGGCCCTGCGGTGGCGGATTTGCTGTGGGGCACCGGGCGGGAATTGCTGCATCTGGGCCTGTCGAAAGCGGGGCATCCGAAACATCCGCTCTACATTGGATACAAAGTCCAACCGCAGGTGTGGGAGATGCGCAATGGCGATTGA
- the truB gene encoding tRNA pseudouridine(55) synthase TruB, whose translation MARRNKGRDISGWVLVDKPAGLTSTAVVNKVRWCFDAKKAGHAGTLDPDATGMLPVALGEATKTIAYMSDDLKAYTFRVRLGVSTKTDDAEGEVLETSDTRPTDTEIEAALPAFVGDIQQVPPQFSAVKVDGERAYDIARGGGEMELAARDLYVESLSVIGRPDADHVDLEFVCGSGGYVRSIARDLGQVLGCFGHVLWLRRTWVGAFDIEDAVGLDRVEALARTDALYALLQPVGLALHALPELRVTDAGAARLRNGNPGGVLPGNVEYGDLAWASLNGTPVAVGRYRSGELHPERVFNL comes from the coding sequence ATGGCACGCAGGAACAAGGGCCGCGATATCTCGGGCTGGGTGCTGGTGGACAAGCCTGCCGGGCTGACGTCGACGGCGGTGGTCAACAAGGTGCGCTGGTGTTTTGATGCCAAGAAGGCGGGCCATGCGGGCACGTTGGACCCCGACGCGACGGGCATGTTGCCGGTGGCATTGGGCGAGGCCACGAAGACGATTGCCTATATGAGTGACGACTTGAAGGCCTACACGTTCCGCGTGCGGCTGGGGGTGTCCACCAAAACCGATGACGCGGAGGGGGAGGTTCTGGAGACCTCGGATACCCGCCCCACCGACACGGAGATCGAGGCCGCGTTGCCCGCCTTCGTCGGTGATATCCAGCAGGTGCCGCCGCAGTTTTCTGCCGTGAAGGTGGATGGGGAACGCGCCTATGACATTGCACGCGGCGGCGGCGAGATGGAGCTGGCCGCGCGGGATTTGTACGTGGAGAGCCTGTCGGTGATCGGGCGCCCCGATGCGGACCATGTGGATCTGGAATTCGTCTGCGGCTCGGGCGGCTACGTCCGCTCCATCGCGCGGGATCTGGGGCAGGTGCTGGGGTGTTTCGGCCATGTGCTGTGGCTGCGCCGAACCTGGGTTGGAGCGTTCGATATCGAGGATGCGGTGGGCCTGGACCGGGTGGAGGCGCTGGCGCGGACAGACGCCTTGTACGCATTGCTGCAACCTGTTGGTCTGGCGCTGCATGCACTGCCGGAATTGCGCGTGACAGATGCCGGCGCGGCCCGGTTGCGCAATGGCAACCCCGGCGGTGTGTTGCCGGGAAATGTGGAATATGGGGATCTGGCCTGGGCGTCACTGAACGGCACGCCCGTGGCGGTCGGGCGGTATCGCTCCGGCGAGCTGCACCCGGAGCGGGTATTCAATTTGTGA
- a CDS encoding phosphodiester glycosidase family protein — MIRALALFTFLFAPTISGAQCETVLFDSAEFTACEVTLTQADVRLFLRDDTGTVLGTFGRVDDALPEGARLGIAMNAGMFHDDRSPVGLYVEDGEEEMRIITSDGPGNFGLLPNGVLCLGDGQAAVIESRAFADNPPSCRHATQSGPMLVIDGALHPRFIHDSDSTNIRNGVGVNAEGDRMWMVISDQAVNFHHFARFFRDYLETPNALYFDGRVSRLHAPEIGRSDLGFPVGPIIGVVVDELVDDPVDGGQGDG, encoded by the coding sequence ATGATCCGCGCCCTCGCCCTGTTCACTTTCCTCTTCGCACCCACCATCAGTGGCGCGCAATGTGAAACGGTGCTGTTTGACAGCGCGGAGTTTACGGCCTGCGAGGTTACACTGACGCAGGCCGATGTGCGCCTGTTCCTGCGCGATGATACCGGCACCGTTCTCGGCACGTTTGGCCGGGTGGATGACGCCCTGCCCGAAGGCGCGCGTCTGGGCATCGCGATGAATGCCGGCATGTTCCACGATGATCGGTCTCCGGTCGGGCTGTATGTCGAGGATGGTGAGGAAGAGATGCGCATCATCACCTCCGATGGGCCGGGGAACTTCGGGCTCCTGCCCAATGGCGTGCTGTGCCTGGGTGACGGGCAGGCCGCCGTGATCGAAAGCCGTGCATTTGCCGACAATCCGCCAAGCTGTCGGCACGCCACCCAATCGGGGCCGATGCTGGTCATTGACGGCGCGCTGCACCCGCGGTTCATCCACGACAGTGACAGCACCAACATTCGCAACGGAGTTGGCGTGAACGCGGAAGGGGACCGGATGTGGATGGTCATTTCCGATCAGGCGGTGAACTTCCACCATTTCGCGCGCTTCTTCCGGGATTATCTGGAAACGCCCAATGCGCTCTACTTCGATGGCCGCGTCTCGCGCCTGCATGCGCCTGAGATCGGGCGATCTGACCTTGGCTTTCCCGTGGGGCCGATCATCGGTGTTGTGGTGGATGAGCTGGTTGATGATCCGGTTGACGGGGGCCAGGGCGACGGGTAG
- the rbfA gene encoding 30S ribosome-binding factor RbfA, which yields MARSKNQNGPSKSQRQLRVGELIRRTLSTVLARADVHDPALNAMSITVAEVRTSSDLKIATVYVMPLGGSGKDEAIEALKRNKGELRRLLGKDLKLKYLPDLRFVIDQTFDQMDATREMLARADVRRDVEKAEDDGPMDGDGA from the coding sequence ATGGCACGCAGCAAGAACCAGAACGGCCCAAGCAAGTCTCAGCGACAGCTTCGGGTCGGAGAATTGATCCGCCGCACGTTATCCACGGTGCTGGCGCGGGCCGACGTTCATGACCCGGCCCTGAACGCCATGTCGATCACAGTGGCGGAGGTGCGAACCTCGTCCGACCTCAAGATCGCGACGGTCTACGTGATGCCATTGGGTGGCTCCGGCAAGGACGAGGCGATTGAGGCGCTCAAGCGCAATAAGGGCGAGCTGCGGCGGCTTCTCGGTAAGGACCTGAAGCTGAAATACCTGCCGGACCTGCGCTTCGTGATCGACCAGACGTTCGACCAGATGGACGCCACCCGCGAAATGCTGGCGCGTGCCGACGTGCGCCGGGATGTGGAAAAGGCGGAAGATGACGGACCCATGGATGGAGATGGGGCATGA